From Macaca mulatta isolate MMU2019108-1 chromosome 1, T2T-MMU8v2.0, whole genome shotgun sequence, the proteins below share one genomic window:
- the TNFRSF25 gene encoding tumor necrosis factor receptor superfamily member 25 isoform X9 translates to MEQRSRGSAAVAAALLLVLLGARAQGGTQSPRCDCAGDFHKKNGVFCCRGCPAASQVALENCSAVADTRCGCKPGWFVECQVSQCVSSSPFYCQPCLDCRALHRHTRLLCSRRDTDCGTCLPGFYEHDDGCVSCPTSTLGSCPERCAAVCGWRQMFWVQVLLAGLVVPLLLGATLTYTYRHCWPHKPMVTADEAGMEALTPPPATHLSPSDKAHTLLVPPDSSEKICTVQLVDNSWTPGYPHTQEALCPQMTWSWDQLPNRALGPVPASTLLPESPVGSPTMMLQPGPQLYDVMDAVPARRWKEFVRTLGLREAEIEAVEVEIGRFRDQQYEMLKRWRQQQPAGLGAVYAALERMGLDGCAEDLRSRLQRGP, encoded by the exons ATGGAGCAGCGGTCGCGGGGCTCCGCGGCGGTGGCAGCG GCGCTCCTCCTGGTGCTGCTGGGGGCCCGGGCCCAGGGCGGCACACAAAGCCCCAGGTGTGACTGTGCCGGTGACTTCCACAAGAAGAATGGTGTGTTTTGTTGCAGGGGCTGCCCAGCAG cctcccaggtggcACTGGAGAACTGTTCAGCTGTGGCCGACACCCGCTGTGGCTGTAAGCCAGGCTGGTTTGTGGAGTGCCAGGTCAGCCAATGTGTCAGCAGTTCACCCTTCTACTGCCAACCATGCCTAGACTGCAGGGCCCTGCACCGCCACACACGGCTACTCT GTTCTCGCAGAGATACTGACTGTGGGACCTGCCTGCCTGGCTTCTATGAACATGACGATGGCTGCGTGTCCTGCCCCAC GAGCACCCTGGGGAGCTGTCCAGAGCGCTGTGCCGCTGTCTGTGGCTGGAGGCAGA TGTTCTGGGTCCAGGTGCTCCTGGCTGGCCTTGTGGTTCCCCTCCTGCTTGGGGCCACCCTGACCTACACATACCGCCACTGCTGGCCTCACAAGCCCATGGTTACTG CAGATGAAGCTGGGATGGAGGCTCTGACCCCACCACCG GCCACCCATCTGTCACCCTCCGACAAAGCCCACACCCTTCTAGTACCTCCTGACAGCAGTGAGAAGATCTGCACCGTCCAGTTGGTGGACAACAGCTGGACCCCTGGCTACCCCCACACCCAGGAGGCGCTCTGCCCGCAGATGACATGGTCCTGGGACCAGTTGCCCAACAGAGCTCTTG GCCCGGTTCCTGCGTCCACACTCTTGCCAGAGTCCCCAGTCGGCTCGCCCACCATGATGCTGCAGCCGGGCCCGCAGCTCTACGACGTGATGGACGCTGTGCCAGCACGGCGCTGGAAGGAGTTCGTGCGCACCCTGGGGCTGCGCGAGGCGGAGATCGAAGCCGTGGAGGTGGAGATCGGCCGCTTCCGAGACCAGCAGTACGAGATGCTCAAGCGCTGGCGCCAGCAGCAGCCCGCGGGCCTGGGCGCCGTCTACGCGGCCCTGGAGCGCATGGGGCTGGACGGCTGCGCGGAGGACTTGCGCAGCCGCCTGCAGCGCGGCCCGTGA
- the TNFRSF25 gene encoding tumor necrosis factor receptor superfamily member 25 isoform X10 — MEQRSRGSAAVAAALLLVLLGARAQGGTQSPRCDCAGDFHKKNGVFCCRGCPADEAGMEALTPPPATHLSPSDKAHTLLVPPDSSEKICTVQLVDNSWTPGYPHTQEALCPQMTWSWDQLPNRALGPVPASTLLPESPVGSPTMMLQPGPQLYDVMDAVPARRWKEFVRTLGLREAEIEAVEVEIGRFRDQQYEMLKRWRQQQPAGLGAVYAALERMGLDGCAEDLRSRLQRGP, encoded by the exons ATGGAGCAGCGGTCGCGGGGCTCCGCGGCGGTGGCAGCG GCGCTCCTCCTGGTGCTGCTGGGGGCCCGGGCCCAGGGCGGCACACAAAGCCCCAGGTGTGACTGTGCCGGTGACTTCCACAAGAAGAATGGTGTGTTTTGTTGCAGGGGCTGCCCAGCAG ATGAAGCTGGGATGGAGGCTCTGACCCCACCACCG GCCACCCATCTGTCACCCTCCGACAAAGCCCACACCCTTCTAGTACCTCCTGACAGCAGTGAGAAGATCTGCACCGTCCAGTTGGTGGACAACAGCTGGACCCCTGGCTACCCCCACACCCAGGAGGCGCTCTGCCCGCAGATGACATGGTCCTGGGACCAGTTGCCCAACAGAGCTCTTG GCCCGGTTCCTGCGTCCACACTCTTGCCAGAGTCCCCAGTCGGCTCGCCCACCATGATGCTGCAGCCGGGCCCGCAGCTCTACGACGTGATGGACGCTGTGCCAGCACGGCGCTGGAAGGAGTTCGTGCGCACCCTGGGGCTGCGCGAGGCGGAGATCGAAGCCGTGGAGGTGGAGATCGGCCGCTTCCGAGACCAGCAGTACGAGATGCTCAAGCGCTGGCGCCAGCAGCAGCCCGCGGGCCTGGGCGCCGTCTACGCGGCCCTGGAGCGCATGGGGCTGGACGGCTGCGCGGAGGACTTGCGCAGCCGCCTGCAGCGCGGCCCGTGA